From the Euphorbia lathyris chromosome 6, ddEupLath1.1, whole genome shotgun sequence genome, one window contains:
- the LOC136233134 gene encoding 4-diphosphocytidyl-2-C-methyl-D-erythritol kinase, chloroplastic: protein MASAHFLCNNHLFHPSSASFSKTISPSFRPSASLFFHQKRRIPLVKATNKQLEIVYDPDEKLNKLADEVDKNAPLSRLSLFSPCKINVFLRITNKRDDGYHDLASLFHVISLGDTIKFSLSPSKATDRLSTNVSGVPLDERNLIIKALNLYRKKTGTDQYFWIHLDKKVPTGAGLGGGSSNAATALWAANQFSGGLATEKDLLEWSSEIGSDISFFFSHGAAYCTGRGEIVEDIPSPVPLDLPMVLIKPQEACPTAEVYKCFRLDQTSNVDPLTLLEKISKSGISQDVCINDLESPAFEVLPSLKRLKQRINAAGRGQYDAIFMSGSGSTIVGIGSPDPPQFIYDDEAYKDVFVSEANFLTREPNQWYKQPASTPTSQ from the exons ATGGCTTCCGCTCATTTCCTCTGCAACAACCACCTCTTCCACCCTTCTTCCGCTTCTTTCTCTAAAACTATTTCCCCTTCGTTTCGACCTTCCGCCTCTCTCTTTTTTCATCAAAAACGAAGAATTCCACTTGTTAAAGCCACCAACAAACAGCTTGAG ATAGTGTATGATCCTGATGAAAAATTAAACAAGTTAGCAGATGAAGTAGACAAGAATGCTCCTCTTTCACGGCTCTCTCTTTTCTCTCCTTGCAAG ATAAATGTTTTCCTGAGAATAACCAATAAGAGAGATGATGGTTATCATGATTTGGCATCTTTGTTTCAT GTAATTAGTTTAGGAGATACAATTAAGTTTTCTTTGTCTCCTTCAAAAGCTACAGATCGTTTATCTACTAATGTATCTGGTGTGCCCCTTGACGAAAGGAATCTG attataAAAGCCCTCAATCTTTACAGGAAAAAAACTGGAACTGACCAATACTTCTGG ATTCATCTAGATAAGAAGGTGCCTACTGGGGCAGGACTTGGCGGGGGAAGTAGTAATGCAGCAACTGCCCTGTGGGCCGCAAATCAGTTCAGTGGTGGTCTTGCCACTGAGAAGGATCTCTTAGAATGGTCAAGTGAGATTGGTTCGGATATCTCCTTCTTTTTCTCTCATGGAGCTGCCTATTGCACCGGTCGTGGTGAA ATCGTTGAAGATATCCCTTCGCCAGTTCCTCTTGACCTTCCAATGGTTCTTATAAAACCTCAGGAGGCATGTCCAACTGCTGAAGTTTACAAG TGTTTTCGATTGGATCAAACCAGTAACGTTGATCCTTTAACATTGCTGGAGAAGATCTCAAAGAGTGGAATATCACAAGATGTTTGTATTAATGATTTAG AATCCCCTGCATTTGAAGTTCTCCCATCACTTAAAAGATTAAAACAGCGTATAAATGCAGCAGGCCGGGGACAATATGATGCCATCTTTATGTCTGGGAG TGGAAGTACCATCGTTGGCATCGGTTCACCAGATCCTCCACAATTTATATATGACGATGAGGCGTACAAGGATGTTTTCGTGTCAG AGGCCAACTTCTTGACTCGAGAGCCAAACCAGTGGTACAAACAACCTGCTTCGACCCCAACATCTCAATGA
- the LOC136233133 gene encoding uncharacterized protein, translated as MSPASKSKSKDKKAGKEPQKASSKSPGPTSTGSTIPASAYNPLSGTFHALESVPTSSALPLHANGRFRNIDETDDHSGGVEYDSVSNNGSWSGESEDHKEKTSNLPLRQETIPGADNDKREKIRQKNERKHQRQKERRAQELHERCTGYLMSRKLEALAQQLVAMGFQHERATMALILNEGKVEESVSWLFEGGEDADNHREHNFGGGNLKIDISEELARMTDMELRYKCSRQEVERAIVASEGDLENAAESLRDLKLDPPAAPLKPEETGDPPTSKLLGGVGFSQNMVRQQQQQQQQQHHHQQQQQQQQQQLQQKPHPGSMLQQRRDDKDFNYTKIAVPIAASPESGSKNLQPLKKIQPKLEWAKQQQNTVPTDKRWPNAGSNPSVSYSLASPLQVSPPPAKTEARFVAVGNDYKSLHPGTVREPVIMMQRPQSTSTKQVAATSISTSPPGTGGSWYTTSNVDTLKSNGLMPHIPTTRSLSPNDLNSNQMFHQLHYQQHQPFIPGSSPGDSPGGSRGNGILSRSGASPTLAAASSLGLFSGFGGSACSSGSSSPVDWSTAGSMAQLDYTSIDWSLDRGMSSPRPGALWAGPGSLKNGSQTYDSSGSGLGAKMVMRSAANGSGVHLPTGLQDGVVNTETGATGSQEWTSPFEGKDLFSLPRQFVSSPSL; from the coding sequence ATGTCTCCAGCATCAAAATCCAAGTCCAAGGATAAAAAGGCTGGCAAGGAACCCCAAAAGGCTTCATCAAAGTCTCCAGGGCCTACTAGTACAGGGAGCACTATACCTGCTAGTGCATATAATCCTCTCTCTGGAACATTTCATGCACTTGAATCGGTACCAACATCCTCTGCCTTACCTTTGCACGCTAATGGTCGTTTCCGGAATATAGACGAGACAGATGATCACTCTGGTGGGGTTGAGTATGATTCAGTTTCAAATAATGGTAGCTGGTCTGGTGAGTCAGAAGATCATAAAGAGAAGACATCTAATCTTCCTCTTCGGCAGGAAACAATACCAGGGGCTGACAATGACAAGCGGGAAAAAATCCGCCAGAAGAATGAGAGAAAGCATCAGCGTCAAAAGGAGAGGCGGGCCCAGGAATTGCATGAGCGGTGCACTGGCTATCTAATGTCAAGAAAGTTAGAAGCACTTGCTCAACAGCTTGTTGCAATGGGGTTTCAACATGAGCGAGCTACAATGGCTTTAATATTAAATGAGGGCAAAGTAGAAGAATCTGTCTCATGGTTGTTTGAAGGGGGTGAAGATGCAGATAATCACCGGGAACACAATTTTGGTGGAGGTAATTTAAAAATTGACATATCAGAAGAGCTTGCCCGTATGACTGATATGGAACTACGGTACAAGTGCAGTAGGCAGGAGGTTGAAAGAGCTATAGTTGCTTCTGAAGGTGATCTTGAGAATGCAGCAGAAAGTTTAAGGGACCTGAAGCTAGACCCACCTGCTGCTCCCCTGAAGCCAGAAGAAACTGGTGATCCTCCAACCTCTAAACTTTTAGGTGGAGTTGGTTTTAGCCAGAATATGGTGAGACAACAGcagcagcaacaacaacaacaacaccaccaccagcagcagcagcagcagcaacaacaacaactacaaCAGAAACCTCATCCAGGTTCTATGCTACAACAAAGAAGAGACGATAAGGATTTTAATTATACAAAAATAGCTGTTCCAATTGCAGCATCTCCAGAATCTGGTAGTAAAAATCTgcagcctttgaagaaaatACAACCCAAGTTGGAATGGGCAAAACAACAGCAAAACACAGTGCCAACTGATAAGAGGTGGCCAAATGCAGGATCAAATCCTTCTGTTTCTTATTCTTTGGCATCACCCTTGCAAGTCTCACCTCCACCAGCCAAGACAGAAGCGCGTTTTGTGGCCGTTGGGAACGATTATAAGTCTCTTCACCCTGGAACTGTTAGGGAACCAGTGATAATGATGCAAAGACCTCAATCTACAAGTACAAAGCAGGTAGCAGCTACTAGCATAAGCACTTCACCTCCTGGGACAGGTGGCAGTTGGTATACTACTAGTAATGTTGATACATTGAAGTCCAACGGGTTGATGCCTCACATTCCGACCACAAGAAGCCTCAGCCCGAATGATCTGAATTCAAATCAGATGTTCCATCAACTTCATTATCAGCAACATCAACCCTTCATTCCAGGCAGTAGCCCGGGGGATTCTCCTGGAGGCAGCAGAGGAAATGGAATATTGAGTAGAAGTGGTGCATCACCTACACTTGCTGCTGCTTCATCACTTGGACTCTTCTCTGGGTTCGGCGGGTCAGCTTGTTCATCTGGGTCCTCTTCTCCAGTGGATTGGAGCACTGCTGGGTCAATGGCACAATTGGACTACACCAGCATAGACTGGAGTTTGGATCGAGGTATGTCTTCTCCAAGACCTGGTGCATTATGGGCAGGGCCAGGTTCTTTAAAAAATGGAAGTCAAACGTATGATTCAAGTGGTTCTGGGTTGGGTGCTAAGATGGTAATGAGAAGTGCTGCAAATGGGAGTGGTGTACACCTTCCGACAGGATTGCAGGATGGAGTGGTAAATACAGAAACAGGTGCTACAGGTTCTCAAGAATGGACATCACCATTTGAAGGGAAAGATCTCTTTAGCTTACCCAGACAGTTTGTTTCATCTCCTTCACTGTAG